The Rhodopirellula halodulae genome includes the window TACGCTGGTTCGCAGATGCTGGATGTCGCGGCTAATTTCCAGGTCAACGACTTCTTCATGGAAACGGAAGAGCTACCAACGATCGAGCATTACGCACTGGGCGGCTCCATCCTTGGTGACTTGTTGACGTGGTCCATGCACAACGAGGTTGGCTACAAGCATTTGCAAGTCGCCGATAAACCGAACGATCCGGTCATTGCCGCGAATACTTTCACTTTGCCCGGTGAGCTGGATCGCGAAGGCGTGGTGACTCGCACCCGCCAAGAGGTCTCGATGCCGTTGGATTTGGGACCGCTGAAGTTCATTCCGTTTGCGACGGGCGAGGCTGCTCACTACGGCGAAGGTGCGGATGGCGATGACGTCACGCGATTGTGGGGCGGCGGCGGAATTCGGTTGAACCTGCCAATGTCACGCGTTGATCCAACGATCCAAAGTTCGCTTTTGAATATTCGGGGATTGGCTCACAAGATCGATTGGTCTGCCGAGTATTTCTATGCGGACAGCGATACCAACATGGACGAGTTGCCGTACTACGATCCACTGGATGACAACGCACAAGAAGAGTTCCGGCGTGTTTTCATCGGAACAAACTACGGAGGCGTTCTGCCACCGCAGTACGACCCGATGAACTATGCATTCCGTCAAGGAATCCAGCGGTCGGTCACCAGTCCTAGCGACACAGTGGTCGACGACCTGCAGCAACTGCGTTTAGGAATGAAGCATCGTTTCCAAACCAAACGTGGTTTACCGGGACGCGAACGCATCGTCGACTTGCTTCGGTTTGACATGGAAACGATTCTGTTTCCCAAAGAGGACCGCGACAATTTTGGCGAGACGCTTGGTCCGACGATGTATGACGCTCAGTACAACATCGGCGATCGGTTCACCCTGCTAAGTGACGGGTACATCGACTTCTTTGACGGCGGTCTGCGTTCCATCAGTGCCGGTTTCCGAACCAGTCGACCTGGTTTGGGAGATTTGTATGTTGGCGTGCTGTCGATGGAGGGGCCGATCAGCAGCACCGTGCTGCGGACCAGTTTGGACTACCGTTTGAATCACAAATGGATCGTTTCGGCCGGGAACGTTTACGATTTCGGTGAAACCGGGAACGTCGGGCAGACTTTGGGGCTGACGCGAGTCGGCGAGTCGTTCTTGATTCAGTTGGCGGCCAATGTCGACGCCGGACGTGACAACACCAGCATTGGTTTCATGATCGAACCACGCTTCTTGCCATCGACGCGTTTGGGACGACTGGGCGGCCAATTGATTCCGCCACCTGGTGTGGAAGGGTTGGAGTGATGCCCAGCAAACCTGGCACGTGGCTCTTTAAGTTCCAGTGTGCTTGGCGAGGCATTTGGTTCGCCGTTGGTGATCAGAACAGTTTTTGGGTGCACTTGCCGATCGCGTGTTGTGTTGTCGGCTTGGCCGGATGGTTGCGTCTGGGCCCGCTGCAGTGGGCGACGCTGTTGCTGGCGATTGGGATGGTATTGACCGCCGAGTTGCTCAACACGTCGTTGGAGCTGATCGTGTCGGTGGTGCATCCACAACGACATCCGCGAATTGGTCAAGCGTTGGACATCGCCGCGGGAGCGGTCTTGGTGATGAGTCTCGCTGCTGCAGCCGTGGGATGCATCGTTCTGATGCCACCGCTATGCGATCGCCTCTTTGGTGGCTGAATCCGTAGTGTCTAGATCGTCTGCGTTTGAATCGGCCGTATTGGCTTCTTCTAGGCTCTCTTGGACCTCTCGTCCGGCTGTCCAGTAGAAGACGGTTCCGATCACTGCCATCACGACTTTGACCAGTTCAAACGCCAGTGCGACCAGCGTTCCCGATGCATCGGTCGTTCGTGCGGGGATGATGTGATACAGCGTTTCAATCGTCGCTTCCAACACGCCGATTCCAGCGGGTGTCAACGGCAACGCAGACATCAACATCCCAATCGGCACGATGACGAAATGTTCGGCCAAGGTGGGTGGCAAGTCGTACATCGACACGGCGATCAGATACATGCTGATCACCAGCAACCCCTGAACGACGACGCTCATCAAAATCGAAGCCGCGAAAGCCCACGGGTGATGGTGAAACATTCGAAGTGGCGGACCAACGTGCTC containing:
- a CDS encoding diacylglycerol kinase; protein product: MPSKPGTWLFKFQCAWRGIWFAVGDQNSFWVHLPIACCVVGLAGWLRLGPLQWATLLLAIGMVLTAELLNTSLELIVSVVHPQRHPRIGQALDIAAGAVLVMSLAAAAVGCIVLMPPLCDRLFGG